A genomic window from Mobula hypostoma chromosome X1, sMobHyp1.1, whole genome shotgun sequence includes:
- the LOC134340338 gene encoding bone morphogenetic protein receptor type-2-like isoform X3, which produces MDVSLAFFVATSLLLFLSSRGRLNGIICLLVVLLISSVLVLVLMCPRVRTALSASRCSAPPVAPGNPQTVELLEVIGRGRHGTVWRGLQSQQLVAVKVFPAAHRDHFQNERAFRSLVSVGHQNIVRFVGAGEYKHRGSVDYLIITEYCPGGSLSNYLRQHCNSWEASLKMAQCITAGVSFLHTETWSRGVYKPAIVHRDLSSDNVLVKEDGVCVISDFSLASVMSSDKKLTGKGAQVYMVGTYRYMAPELLDGSINLRDYGTTLKQADVYSLGLVLWEIFTRCTTLFPGQSTPDFQAVFQAEIMRDPTFEEMVTTVARGRIRPKFPPSWAVVNRSLPETISDCWDHDPEARLSAQCLEHRLADMSALALS; this is translated from the exons ATGGATGTTTCACTTGCTTTCTTCGTGGCAACATCTCTCTTGCTGTTCCTGAGCTCTCGAG GACGACTGAATGGGATCATCTGTCTACTggtagtcctcctgatttcctcaGTCCTCGTGCTGGTGCTAATGTGTCCTCGAG TGCGGACCGCCCTCTCTGCCTCTCGGTGCTCGGCTCCTCCCGTTGCTCCTGGGAATCCGCAGACTGTCGAATTACTTGAG GTGATTGGACGGGGCAGGcatggaacagtgtggaggggGCTCCAGAGCCAGCAGCTGGTGGCGGTGAAGGTGTTCCCTGCTGCCCACCGAGATCATTTCCAGAACGAGCGGGCATTCCGCAGCCTGGTCTCCGTGGGGCACCAGAACATTGTAAGGTTTGTCGGGGCTGGAGAGTACAAGCACAGAGGGAGCGTGGATTACCTGATCATCACGGAGTACTGTCCTGGG GGATCCCTATCCAATTACCTGCGACAGCATTGCAACAGCTGGGAGGCTAGTCTCAAGATGGCTCAGTGCATCACAGCAGGAGTGAGTTTCCTTCACACGGAGACCTGGTCCAGAG GTGTTTACAAGCCTGCCATCGTCCATCGGGATCTCAGCAGTGACAACGTGCTGGTGAAGGAGGATGGGGTGTGTGTGATCAGCGATTTTAGTCTGGCCTCAGTGATGAGCAGCGACAAGAAGCTGACTGGCAAAGGAGCCCAGGTCTACATG gTCGGGACATACCGCTACATGGCTCCTGAGTTACTGGATGGTTCCATCAACCTGAGGGACTACGGTACCACCCTGAAGCAGGCCGACGTTTACTCCTTAGGACTGGTCCTATGGGAGATATTCACCAGGTGCACCACCCTCTTCCCTG GCCAATCCACGCCAGACTTTCAAGCAGTGTTCCAAGCGGAGATTATGAGGGACCCAACCTTCGAGGAGATGGTCACCACTGTAGCCAGGGGTCGAATAAGGCCCAAATTCCCCCCAAGCTGGGCAGTGGTCAACAGG
- the LOC134340338 gene encoding bone morphogenetic protein receptor type-2-like isoform X1, with the protein MDVSLAFFVATSLLLFLSSRGVSGEGRVCTVFPLSTNQTLVFRNGTVRCKSTDFCFGIWIRHPDGVFYPDRQGCWPTRNVLSCTPQCTDRSHRSHRFTSCCCSTDLCNSGPPRLSGSEQLSTHGRLNGIICLLVVLLISSVLVLVLMCPRVRTALSASRCSAPPVAPGNPQTVELLEVIGRGRHGTVWRGLQSQQLVAVKVFPAAHRDHFQNERAFRSLVSVGHQNIVRFVGAGEYKHRGSVDYLIITEYCPGGSLSNYLRQHCNSWEASLKMAQCITAGVSFLHTETWSRGVYKPAIVHRDLSSDNVLVKEDGVCVISDFSLASVMSSDKKLTGKGAQVYMVGTYRYMAPELLDGSINLRDYGTTLKQADVYSLGLVLWEIFTRCTTLFPGQSTPDFQAVFQAEIMRDPTFEEMVTTVARGRIRPKFPPSWAVVNRSLPETISDCWDHDPEARLSAQCLEHRLADMSALALS; encoded by the exons ATGGATGTTTCACTTGCTTTCTTCGTGGCAACATCTCTCTTGCTGTTCCTGAGCTCTCGAG GAGtctctggagaagggagagtttgCACAGTGTTCCCCTTGTCCACAAACCAGACTCTGGTCTTCAGGAATGGCACAGTCAGGTGCAAGTCCACTGACTTCTGTTTTGGAATCTGGATCCGTCATCCTGATGGAGTTTTCTACCCAGACAGACAAG GCTGCTGGCCGACCCGGAACGTCCTCTCCTGCACCCCACAGTGCACAGACCGATCCCACAGGTCCCACCGCTTCACttcctgctgctgtagcacagACCTGTGTAACAGTGGCCCCCCTCGTCTCTCTGGGTCTGAACAACTCTCCACCCACG GACGACTGAATGGGATCATCTGTCTACTggtagtcctcctgatttcctcaGTCCTCGTGCTGGTGCTAATGTGTCCTCGAG TGCGGACCGCCCTCTCTGCCTCTCGGTGCTCGGCTCCTCCCGTTGCTCCTGGGAATCCGCAGACTGTCGAATTACTTGAG GTGATTGGACGGGGCAGGcatggaacagtgtggaggggGCTCCAGAGCCAGCAGCTGGTGGCGGTGAAGGTGTTCCCTGCTGCCCACCGAGATCATTTCCAGAACGAGCGGGCATTCCGCAGCCTGGTCTCCGTGGGGCACCAGAACATTGTAAGGTTTGTCGGGGCTGGAGAGTACAAGCACAGAGGGAGCGTGGATTACCTGATCATCACGGAGTACTGTCCTGGG GGATCCCTATCCAATTACCTGCGACAGCATTGCAACAGCTGGGAGGCTAGTCTCAAGATGGCTCAGTGCATCACAGCAGGAGTGAGTTTCCTTCACACGGAGACCTGGTCCAGAG GTGTTTACAAGCCTGCCATCGTCCATCGGGATCTCAGCAGTGACAACGTGCTGGTGAAGGAGGATGGGGTGTGTGTGATCAGCGATTTTAGTCTGGCCTCAGTGATGAGCAGCGACAAGAAGCTGACTGGCAAAGGAGCCCAGGTCTACATG gTCGGGACATACCGCTACATGGCTCCTGAGTTACTGGATGGTTCCATCAACCTGAGGGACTACGGTACCACCCTGAAGCAGGCCGACGTTTACTCCTTAGGACTGGTCCTATGGGAGATATTCACCAGGTGCACCACCCTCTTCCCTG GCCAATCCACGCCAGACTTTCAAGCAGTGTTCCAAGCGGAGATTATGAGGGACCCAACCTTCGAGGAGATGGTCACCACTGTAGCCAGGGGTCGAATAAGGCCCAAATTCCCCCCAAGCTGGGCAGTGGTCAACAGG
- the LOC134340338 gene encoding bone morphogenetic protein receptor type-2-like isoform X2, whose protein sequence is MDVSLAFFVATSLLLFLSSRGCWPTRNVLSCTPQCTDRSHRSHRFTSCCCSTDLCNSGPPRLSGSEQLSTHGRLNGIICLLVVLLISSVLVLVLMCPRVRTALSASRCSAPPVAPGNPQTVELLEVIGRGRHGTVWRGLQSQQLVAVKVFPAAHRDHFQNERAFRSLVSVGHQNIVRFVGAGEYKHRGSVDYLIITEYCPGGSLSNYLRQHCNSWEASLKMAQCITAGVSFLHTETWSRGVYKPAIVHRDLSSDNVLVKEDGVCVISDFSLASVMSSDKKLTGKGAQVYMVGTYRYMAPELLDGSINLRDYGTTLKQADVYSLGLVLWEIFTRCTTLFPGQSTPDFQAVFQAEIMRDPTFEEMVTTVARGRIRPKFPPSWAVVNRSLPETISDCWDHDPEARLSAQCLEHRLADMSALALS, encoded by the exons ATGGATGTTTCACTTGCTTTCTTCGTGGCAACATCTCTCTTGCTGTTCCTGAGCTCTCGAG GCTGCTGGCCGACCCGGAACGTCCTCTCCTGCACCCCACAGTGCACAGACCGATCCCACAGGTCCCACCGCTTCACttcctgctgctgtagcacagACCTGTGTAACAGTGGCCCCCCTCGTCTCTCTGGGTCTGAACAACTCTCCACCCACG GACGACTGAATGGGATCATCTGTCTACTggtagtcctcctgatttcctcaGTCCTCGTGCTGGTGCTAATGTGTCCTCGAG TGCGGACCGCCCTCTCTGCCTCTCGGTGCTCGGCTCCTCCCGTTGCTCCTGGGAATCCGCAGACTGTCGAATTACTTGAG GTGATTGGACGGGGCAGGcatggaacagtgtggaggggGCTCCAGAGCCAGCAGCTGGTGGCGGTGAAGGTGTTCCCTGCTGCCCACCGAGATCATTTCCAGAACGAGCGGGCATTCCGCAGCCTGGTCTCCGTGGGGCACCAGAACATTGTAAGGTTTGTCGGGGCTGGAGAGTACAAGCACAGAGGGAGCGTGGATTACCTGATCATCACGGAGTACTGTCCTGGG GGATCCCTATCCAATTACCTGCGACAGCATTGCAACAGCTGGGAGGCTAGTCTCAAGATGGCTCAGTGCATCACAGCAGGAGTGAGTTTCCTTCACACGGAGACCTGGTCCAGAG GTGTTTACAAGCCTGCCATCGTCCATCGGGATCTCAGCAGTGACAACGTGCTGGTGAAGGAGGATGGGGTGTGTGTGATCAGCGATTTTAGTCTGGCCTCAGTGATGAGCAGCGACAAGAAGCTGACTGGCAAAGGAGCCCAGGTCTACATG gTCGGGACATACCGCTACATGGCTCCTGAGTTACTGGATGGTTCCATCAACCTGAGGGACTACGGTACCACCCTGAAGCAGGCCGACGTTTACTCCTTAGGACTGGTCCTATGGGAGATATTCACCAGGTGCACCACCCTCTTCCCTG GCCAATCCACGCCAGACTTTCAAGCAGTGTTCCAAGCGGAGATTATGAGGGACCCAACCTTCGAGGAGATGGTCACCACTGTAGCCAGGGGTCGAATAAGGCCCAAATTCCCCCCAAGCTGGGCAGTGGTCAACAGG